Proteins from one Lachnospiraceae bacterium KGMB03038 genomic window:
- a CDS encoding precorrin-8X methylmutase, protein MEIETKEGKILEIEQVEPAKIEERSFQIIGEELKQKGITLPKEQEAVIKRCIHTSADFDYASNLVFSDHAVERGIAALKDGASIVTDTRMGWSGINKKRLERFGGKAYCFMADDDVAEAAKRNGTTRASASMDKACGLEEDLIFAVGNAPTALIRLYELIREGKIRPRLIIGVPVGFVNVVQAKELILSLEEIPYIVARGRKGGSNIAACICNALLLGPGDF, encoded by the coding sequence ATGGAGATAGAGACAAAGGAAGGAAAGATCCTGGAGATCGAACAAGTGGAACCAGCCAAGATCGAGGAACGCAGTTTCCAGATCATCGGAGAAGAACTGAAACAAAAGGGGATCACGCTGCCGAAGGAGCAGGAAGCGGTGATCAAACGCTGCATCCACACCAGCGCCGATTTTGATTACGCCAGCAATCTGGTATTTTCTGACCATGCCGTAGAGAGAGGAATAGCCGCTTTGAAAGACGGGGCCTCCATTGTGACCGACACTCGGATGGGCTGGTCCGGGATCAATAAGAAGAGGCTGGAACGGTTTGGCGGAAAGGCCTATTGTTTCATGGCGGACGACGACGTGGCGGAAGCGGCCAAGAGAAACGGGACAACCCGCGCGTCAGCCAGTATGGATAAGGCCTGCGGCCTGGAAGAAGACCTGATCTTTGCGGTCGGAAACGCGCCGACTGCCCTGATCCGGCTGTACGAACTGATCCGGGAGGGAAAGATCCGGCCCCGTTTGATCATCGGCGTGCCTGTGGGATTTGTAAACGTGGTCCAGGCCAAAGAGCTGATCCTTAGCCTGGAAGAGATTCCCTATATCGTGGCGAGAGGGAGAAAAGGAGGCAGTAATATCGCGGCTTGCATCTGCAACGCCTTGTTATTGGGGCCGGGGGATTTTTAA